Genomic DNA from Bacteroidota bacterium:
GACAGCATAGACAGTAGGGTTAAATGGCGATGAAATAAATACATTGCCTCCATTTTCAATTTTAACTTGGCCTTGCGTGTGCATGGCACAAAGTAATAGTGTTATTATTGTTATCTTTTTCATTTTACTGTTTGTTTAATGTTTTCTTATTTAATTTTTTGCACCATAGCATAAAAATCAGCATTGGTACCGCATTCAAACCCATCTCCCAGCAATATAAAATCTGTAGCCTTAAAGCAACTTTGGTATTAGCTGGCACTATATCATTGTTACCACCCGGCCCACCTATTGTAATACTCTTTTTAACCCAGTGTCCATAACCAGCCCACACGTAGTTGTTCAAAACAGTTACTGTTGTCATATTGCTAGTGTCTAGCTTGTATATTTTAAAATAATCAATATCCATATTGTAAGGGGTTAGGGTATTGCTGGTTGTACAATGCGTTTGTTCATTTGGTGCTTTGGTCTGCCCGCCAATAGATATATATACATTCATAGGGACTAGCTGGTCTTGTTCCCAGTTAAAACTTAAAACCATTTTGCCGTCAACAAATATGTCTATATAGTCTGGATTCCATTCACCTGTTACCACATGGTATTTTCCTGCAGCAAAGTCAGTAATTTTATAGGCTGAAGCCTCGGTAATACCCGAGTATTTTTGATCAATTGTTCTGCTATTAGAGTTAGTAAGGGTGTCTCGATGTATTGTGGCCCCACATAGGTTATAACGCTGAGGGGCGGTTTCAAAATAATCAATTTCATAATAGTGCATATTATCAGGCATAGAGGGGCTATGGGGGAACATCCAAAATGCAGGGAACATCCCCCTTACAAGTTCATTATTACCTACGCCTACAGTTGTGCCATACAAATTAATATCAGGCCATCTAAATTTCAGTTCGAAAGCTCCATATTTAAATGCTTGTTGAGTTATTAATTGCCCACCAGTAGTATTAAAATTATGATGACTTTTTTGTCCACCTCCACCAGAGACAGTCCAACAACCATCACACGGATAAGGATAAGTACCTGAATTTTTGTTTGCCTCTAGTTTGCATATCCCATTTGCATCAAATATAATATTTTCACCAAACTCAGTATAATAATTATTGCAACTGTTTGCTGAGTCCCACTGGTGATTACCAAAGGATTCAATAAAAACCCACTTATGGCTCGCTTCTATATTAGCAAAACCTATTGAGTCATTAGCACCATAATTAAAAAATTGTCGCTCCAAATTAAACTCCAGTTAGGGTCGCCTAAGCTAGGTGTCTGCCCGTCACAGGCATAGTTAATCGCAAACATGAATATAAACAGCATAAATTGCCATCGCATTTGGCTAGCATATATTTCAATACGATTTTTAGTTTTTGTTATCATCGATTTTCTATTTATTTGTTGCCTACTACTTATAATGGCGTTCGGCTTTTCCCTATATTTTTATAATGCTACGTTAATAAGCAAGCATTTGTATTTGCTGAGAATGAAATGAGAATAATGACGAAGCCGTGTACTGTTTGCAAGCTTAAAAAATGTTTCGGGAAATGCAATCGGAATACCCTTAATGGGCAGCAAAATACAGCTATTATTGGGGGAGATTATACCCGACAAGTTGTTTTTAAAAGCTATGGATGCGTTATTGTGCATAAAGGCTTAAGAATTAAAAAATATTTTCGGAGACAATGTTAGGTGAAGAAATAATACAATGCAAATTTATTTATTTTTCTCACCCAATGTTTAAAGCCTTAATATAGAATATGTTGTTGAATGGTTAAAAATAATTAAAGAACTTACTGTAATCGTTTAATAAAAGTTTTTTATTTTATATTTCTTTGTTTAATATTTGGTCAATCCCGTCCCATCTTTGCACCGCAAAATGGATTCATACTATGATATAGCAATAATAGGTGGCGGTGCTGCAGGTTTCTTTGGTGCAATAGCAGCGGCTGAAACTGGTGCAAAAGATATTGTTATTATAGAAAAGCAACATAAGTTTTTGCGTAAAGTCTCCGTTTCAGGTGGGGGGCGTTGTAATGTTACCCATAACC
This window encodes:
- a CDS encoding family 16 glycosylhydrolase, with amino-acid sequence MERQFFNYGANDSIGFANIEASHKWVFIESFGNHQWDSANSCNNYYTEFGENIIFDANGICKLEANKNSGTYPYPCDGCWTVSGGGGQKSHHNFNTTGGQLITQQAFKYGAFELKFRWPDINLYGTTVGVGNNELVRGMFPAFWMFPHSPSMPDNMHYYEIDYFETAPQRYNLCGATIHRDTLTNSNSRTIDQKYSGITEASAYKITDFAAGKYHVVTGEWNPDYIDIFVDGKMVLSFNWEQDQLVPMNVYISIGGQTKAPNEQTHCTTSNTLTPYNMDIDYFKIYKLDTSNMTTVTVLNNYVWAGYGHWVKKSITIGGPGGNNDIVPANTKVALRLQILYCWEMGLNAVPMLIFMLWCKKLNKKTLNKQ